Proteins encoded within one genomic window of Lagenorhynchus albirostris chromosome 9, mLagAlb1.1, whole genome shotgun sequence:
- the DRAP1 gene encoding dr1-associated corepressor: MPSKKKKYNARFPPARIKKIMQTDEEIGKVAAAVPVIISRALELFLESLLKKACQVTQSRNAKTMTTSHLKQCIELEQQFDFLKDLVASVPDMQGDGEENHMDGDKGPRRGRKPGSSNRKNGGMGSKGKDKKLSGTDSEQEDESEDTDTDGEEETPQAPPQASLPPVHFQSPPTPFMPFTSTLPLPPAPPGPSAPDAEDEEDYDS; the protein is encoded by the exons ATGCCGAGCAAGAAGAAGAAGTACAACGCGCGGTTCCCGCCG GCACGGATCAAGAAGATCATGCAGACGGATGAAGAGATTGGGAAGGTGGCGGCGGCTGTGCCTGTCATCATCT CTCGGGCGCTCGAGCTTTTCCTGGAGTCACTGTTGAAGAAGGCCTGCCAAGTGACCCAGTCCCGAAACGCCAAGACCATGACCACGTCCCACCT gaagcagTGCATTGAGCTGGAGCAGCAATTTGACTTCTTGAAGGACCTGGTGGCATCTGTGCCTGACATGCAGGGGGACGGGGAAGAAAACCACATGGATGGGGACAAGGGTCCCCGCAG GGGCCGGAAGCCAGGGAGCAGCAACCGGAAGAATGGTGGGATGGGAAGCAAGGGCAAGGACAAGAAGCTGTCGGGCACAGACTCGGAGCAGGAG GATGAGTCTGAGGATACAGATACTGACGGCGAAGAGGAGACACcacaggccccaccccaggccagccTCCCCCCTGTCCACTTTCAGAG CCCCCCGACACCCTTCATGCCCTTCACCTCGACTCTGCCTCTACCCCCAGCACCCCCAGGCCCCTCAGCACCTGACGCAGAGGATGAAGAGGATTATGACTCCTAG
- the SART1 gene encoding U4/U6.U5 tri-snRNP-associated protein 1 produces the protein MGSSKKHRGEKEAAGTTAAAGTGGATEQPPRHREHKKHKHRSSGGGSSGGERRKRSRERGSERGGGRRGAEAEARSGAHGRERNQTEPSERRVKREKREDGYEAAASSKASSGDASSLSIEETNKLRAKLGLKPLEVNAVKKEAGTKEEPVTADVINPMALRQREELREKLAAAKEKRLLNQKLGKIKALGEDDPWLDDTAAWIERTRQLQKEKDLAERRAKLLEEMDQEFGVSTLVEEEFGQRRQVLYSARDLQGLTVEHAIDAFQEGETVILTLKDKGVLQEEEDVLVNVNLVDKERAEKNVELRKKKPDYLPYAEDESVDDLAQQKPRSVLSKYDEELEGERLQSFRLEQGGVADGLRERELEEIRAKLRLQAQSLSTAGPRLASEYLTPEEMVTFKKTKRRVKKIRKKEKEVVIQADDLLPLGDQTQDEDFGSRLRGRGRRRVPQADEEAQEEGEKEPVSQPLQSDDPRVENMDISDEEEGRAPWSGSPEVLEEDEAELELQKQLEKGRRLRQLQQLRDSGEKVVEIVRRLECRQRGWEEEEDPERKGAIVFNATSEFCRTLGEIPTYGLAGNREEQEELMDFERDEERSANGGSESDGEENIGWSTVNLDEEKQQQDFSASSTTILDEEPIVNRGLAAALLLCQNKGLLETTVQKVARVKAPNKSLPSAVYCIEDKMAIDDKYSRREEYRGFTQDFKEKDGYKPDVKIEYVDETGRKLTPKEAFRQLSHRFHGKGSGKMKTERRMKKLDEEALLKKMSSSDTPLGTVALLQEKQKAQKTPYIVLSGSGKSMNANTITK, from the exons ATGGGGTCGTCAAAGAAGCACCGTGGGGAGAAGGAGGCGGCCGGGACCACGGCAGCGGCCGGCACCGGGGGCGCCACCGAACAGCCGCCTCGGCACCGGGAACACAAAAAACACAAGCACCggagcagcggcggcggcagcagcggcggcgaACGACGGAAGCGAAGCCGAGAGCGTGGGAGCGAACGCGGGGGCGGGCGACGCGGGGCCGAAGCTGAGGCCCGCAGCGGCGCGCACGGGCGGGAGCGCAACCAGACAGAGCCCTCCGAGCGGCGGGTGAAGCGGGAGAAGCGGGAGGACGGCTACGAGGCCG CTGCCAGCTCCAAAGCAAGCTCAGGTGATGCCTCGTCACTCAGCATCGAGGAGACCAA TAAACTCCGGGCAAAGTTGGGGCTGAAACCCTTGGAGGTCAATGCTGTCAAGAAGG AGGCGGGCACCAAGGAGGAGCCCGTGACCGCCGATGTCATCAATCCCATGGCCTTGCGACAGCGAGAAGAGCTACGAGAGAAGCTGGCGGCTGCCAAAGAAAAGCGCCTCCTGAACCAAAAGCTGGG GAAGATAAAGGCCCTGGGGGAGGATGACCCCTGGCTGGATGACACTGCAGCCTGGATCGAGAGGACCCGGCAGCTTCAGAAGGAGAAGGACTTGGCAGAGAGGAGG GCCAAGCTGCTGGAGGAGATGGACCAAGAGTTTGGTGTCAGCACCCTGGTGGAGGAGGAGTTCGGGCAGAGGCGGCAG GTCCTGTACAGTGCCCGGGACCTGCAGGGCCTCACTGTAGAGCATGCCATTGACGCCTTCCAAGAGGGGGAGACTGTCATCCTCACCCTCAAGGACAAAG GAGTGctgcaggaggaggaggatgtgCTGGTGAACGTGAACCTGGTGGATAAGGAGCGGGCAGAGAAGAACGTGGAGCTGCGCAAGAAGAAGCCTGACTACCTGCCGTACGCAGAGGATGAGAGTGTGGATGACTTGGCACAG CAAAAACCCCGCTCTGTCCTGTCCAAGTACGATGAGGAGCTCGAGGGCGAGCGGCTGCAGTCCTTCCGTCTGGAGCAGGGCGGCGTGGCCGATGGCCTCCGGGAACGGGAGCTGGAAGAGATCCGGGCCAAGCTGCGGCTGCAGGCTCAGTCCTTGAGCACAGCCGGGCCCCGGCTCGCCTCCGAGTACCTCACGCCTGAGGAGATG gTGACCTTTAAAAAGACCAAGCGGCGAGTGAAGAAGATCcgcaagaaggagaaggaggtggtAATACAGGCTGATGACCTGCTGCCCCTTGGGGACCAGACTCAAGATGAGGACTTCGGTTCCAG ATTGCGGGGCCGCGGTCGGCGCCGAGTGCCTCAGGCAGACGAGGAggcccaggaggagggggagaaggagccTGTGTCTCAGCCCCTGCAGTCAGATGACCCCCGCGTGGAGAACATGGACATCAGCGACGAGG AGGAGGGCAGAGCACCGTGGTCTGGGTCACCTGAGGTGCTGGAGGAGGATGAGGCGGAGCTGGAGCTGCAGAAGCAGCTGGAGAAGGGGCGCCGCCTGCGGCAGCTACAACAGCTGCGGGACAGCGGTGAGAAG GTGGTGGAGATCGTCAGGAGGCTGGAGTGTCGCCAgcggggctgggaggaggaggaagatccGGAGCGGAAGGGGGCCATCGTGTTCAACGCCACATCAGAGTTCTGCCGCACGCTGGGGGAGATCCCCACCTACGGGCTGGCCGGCAACCGGGAGGAGCAGGAAGAGCTCATG GACTTTGAACGGGATGAGGAGCGATCGGCCAACGGCGGCTCCGAATCTGATGGGGAGGAGAACATTGGCTGGAGCACAGTCAACCTGGatgaggagaagcagcagcaagaT TTCTCTGCCTCCTCCACCACCATCCTGGACGAGGAGCCCATTGTGAATAGAGGGCTGGCAGCCGCCCTGCTCCTGTGTCAGAACAAAG GGCTGCTGGAGACAACGGTGCAGAAGGTGGCCCGGGTGAAGGCGCCCAACAAGTCCCTGCCGTCAGCCGTGTACTGCATCGAGGACAAGAT GGCCATCGATGACAAGTACAGCCGGCGGGAGGAGTACCGAGGCTTCACCCAGGACTTCAAGGAGAAGGATGGCTACAAGCCTGACGTCAAGATAGAGTACGTGGACGAGACGGGCCGGAAACTCACTCCCAAGGAG
- the TSGA10IP gene encoding testis-specific protein 10-interacting protein isoform X1 codes for MGQDTNMLNAHQQLVRTASGRPGQDTPQQAPGTVPCLLKLLSSIPQAEQGSLGSSDGVIQGQQQRSVSAGQMAKKDRRPRDRNKKGQGSAEAEDLVPSPPRKPSFPFQWVWESFTTDGRAPLQPGSASAPGHQALPLPPAVHRHKSRRKSTANNPEARGSCWKTEAPDPERRQQLRACRCIPIPPGKAGGQEPESPGKSSGSGPEAEPEGLGAEVAERALSPGEPPQLPRRGSILEEEPFAEATDEAEEGEHRVPQRRRASSPRKGRNSGEEAWDESELRSQGSGSGSNNLRGPQRRRPRARELEGPRNLEKLQRQLQQDLDCDPEKLPWEPSRAAVQASRWNRKPHALGADETCLFAHFPNRTFHKRQEATRNRLQAWEQQQQEKRQQAELRRAREQRLQQRLAQCLAAYIPRGSRGPGAAQRKLEELRRQERQRFAEYQAELQGIQQRVQARPYLFQQAMQANARLTVTRRFSQVLSALGLDEERLLAEAGKGDTEGTPRKPRSHRSVGVRMEHSSQESPKERTHWQPA; via the exons atgggacaAGACACCAACATGCTAAACGCCCACCAACAGTTGGTAAGGACCGCATCGGGGAGACCAGGGCAAGACACACCACAGCAGGCTCCAGGGACGGTCCCATGTCTGCTCAAGCTTCTCTCAAGCATCCCCCAAGCTGAGCAG GGGAGTCTTGGGAGCAGTGATGGTGTAATTCAGGGCCAGCAGCAGAGGTCTGTGAGCGCAGGGCAGATGGCAAAGAAGGACCGGAGGCCCAGGGACCGGAACAAGAAGGGGCAAGGCTCCGCTGAGGCTGAGGA TCTGGTCCCCTCTCCTCCTCGGAaaccctccttccccttccagtGGGTCTGGGAGAGCTTCACCACAGATGGCCGGGCTCCGCTTCAGCCGGGCTCCGCCTCGGCCCCTGGCCACCAAGCCCTGCCCTTGCCCCCAGCGGTCCACCGGCACAAGTCCAGGCGCAAGTCCACGGCCAACAACCCAGAGGCCCGTGGCTCCTGCTGGAAGACAGAGGCGCCAGATCCGGAGAGGAGACAGCAGCTCAGGGCCTGTAGATGCATTCCCATCCCTCCTGGCAAAGCGGGGGGCCAAGAGCCGGAGTCGCCTGGGAAGAGCTCAGGATCGGGGCCGGAGGCCGAGCCAGAAGGCCTGGGCGCTGAGGTGGCCGAGAGGGCTCTGAGCCCCGGGGAACCGCCccagctccccagaagggggtCGATCTTGGAGGAGGAGCCATTTGCAGAGGCCACAGACGAGGCCGAGGAGGGGGAGCACAGGGTCCCCCAGAGAAGGAGGGCTAGTTCTCCAAGAAAGGGGCGGAATTCTGGCGAGGAGGCCTGGGACGAGAGTGAACTGCGGAGCCAGGGGAGTGGCTCTGGCTCCAACAACCTCCGAGGACCACAGAGGAGGAGGCCAAGGGCCAGGGAGCTGGAGGGGCCGAGGAACCTGGAGAAGCTGCAGAGGCAGCTGCAGCAGGACTTGGACTGTG ATCCCGAAAAGCTGCCCTGGGAGCCATCGCGGGCTGCTGTTCAGGCCTCCCGCTGGAACAGGAAGCCCCATGCCTTGGGAGCTGATGAGACTTGCCTGTTTGCACACTTCCCTAACCGCACCTTCCACAAACGACAGGAGGCCACCAG AAACCGGCTGCAGGCctgggagcagcagcagcaggagaagcGGCAGCAGGCCGAGCTGCGGCGGGCCCGGGAGCAGCGGCTACAGCAGCGGctggctcagtgcctggcagCCTACATACCCAGAGGGAgccgggggccgggggccgcCCAGCGCAAGCTGGAGGAGCTAAG GCGCCAGGAGCGACAGCGCTTTGCTGAGTACCAGGCAGAGTTGCAAGGTATCCAGCAGCGGGTGCAGGCCCGGCCCTACCTGTTCCAGCAGGCCATGCAG GCCAATGCCCGGCTCACTGTGACCCGGCGCTTCTCCCAGGTGCTGTCGGCACTGGGACTGGACGAGGAGCGGCTGCTGGCTGAGGCAGGAAAGGGGGATACGGAGGGCACCCCCAGGAAACCCAG GAGCCACAGGTCAGTGGGAGTGAGAATGGAGCACTCTTCTCAAGAGTCCCCCAAAGAAAGAACCCACTGGCAGCCAGCCTGA
- the TSGA10IP gene encoding testis-specific protein 10-interacting protein isoform X2 has protein sequence MGQDTNMLNAHQQLVRTASGRPGQDTPQQAPGTVPCLLKLLSSIPQAEQGSLGSSDGVIQGQQQRSVSAGQMAKKDRRPRDRNKKGQGSAEAEDLVPSPPRKPSFPFQWVWESFTTDGRAPLQPGSASAPGHQALPLPPAVHRHKSRRKSTANNPEARGSCWKTEAPDPERRQQLRACRCIPIPPGKAGGQEPESPGKSSGSGPEAEPEGLGAEVAERALSPGEPPQLPRRGSILEEEPFAEATDEAEEGEHRVPQRRRASSPRKGRNSGEEAWDESELRSQGSGSGSNNLRGPQRRRPRARELEGPRNLEKLQRQLQQDLDCDPEKLPWEPSRAAVQASRWNRKPHALGADETCLFAHFPNRTFHKRQEATRNRLQAWEQQQQEKRQQAELRRAREQRLQQRLAQCLAAYIPRGSRGPGAAQRKLEELRRQERQRFAEYQAELQGIQQRVQARPYLFQQAMQPWDPLGTPLLSPQANARLTVTRRFSQVLSALGLDEERLLAEAGKGDTEGTPRKPRSHRSVGVRMEHSSQESPKERTHWQPA, from the exons atgggacaAGACACCAACATGCTAAACGCCCACCAACAGTTGGTAAGGACCGCATCGGGGAGACCAGGGCAAGACACACCACAGCAGGCTCCAGGGACGGTCCCATGTCTGCTCAAGCTTCTCTCAAGCATCCCCCAAGCTGAGCAG GGGAGTCTTGGGAGCAGTGATGGTGTAATTCAGGGCCAGCAGCAGAGGTCTGTGAGCGCAGGGCAGATGGCAAAGAAGGACCGGAGGCCCAGGGACCGGAACAAGAAGGGGCAAGGCTCCGCTGAGGCTGAGGA TCTGGTCCCCTCTCCTCCTCGGAaaccctccttccccttccagtGGGTCTGGGAGAGCTTCACCACAGATGGCCGGGCTCCGCTTCAGCCGGGCTCCGCCTCGGCCCCTGGCCACCAAGCCCTGCCCTTGCCCCCAGCGGTCCACCGGCACAAGTCCAGGCGCAAGTCCACGGCCAACAACCCAGAGGCCCGTGGCTCCTGCTGGAAGACAGAGGCGCCAGATCCGGAGAGGAGACAGCAGCTCAGGGCCTGTAGATGCATTCCCATCCCTCCTGGCAAAGCGGGGGGCCAAGAGCCGGAGTCGCCTGGGAAGAGCTCAGGATCGGGGCCGGAGGCCGAGCCAGAAGGCCTGGGCGCTGAGGTGGCCGAGAGGGCTCTGAGCCCCGGGGAACCGCCccagctccccagaagggggtCGATCTTGGAGGAGGAGCCATTTGCAGAGGCCACAGACGAGGCCGAGGAGGGGGAGCACAGGGTCCCCCAGAGAAGGAGGGCTAGTTCTCCAAGAAAGGGGCGGAATTCTGGCGAGGAGGCCTGGGACGAGAGTGAACTGCGGAGCCAGGGGAGTGGCTCTGGCTCCAACAACCTCCGAGGACCACAGAGGAGGAGGCCAAGGGCCAGGGAGCTGGAGGGGCCGAGGAACCTGGAGAAGCTGCAGAGGCAGCTGCAGCAGGACTTGGACTGTG ATCCCGAAAAGCTGCCCTGGGAGCCATCGCGGGCTGCTGTTCAGGCCTCCCGCTGGAACAGGAAGCCCCATGCCTTGGGAGCTGATGAGACTTGCCTGTTTGCACACTTCCCTAACCGCACCTTCCACAAACGACAGGAGGCCACCAG AAACCGGCTGCAGGCctgggagcagcagcagcaggagaagcGGCAGCAGGCCGAGCTGCGGCGGGCCCGGGAGCAGCGGCTACAGCAGCGGctggctcagtgcctggcagCCTACATACCCAGAGGGAgccgggggccgggggccgcCCAGCGCAAGCTGGAGGAGCTAAG GCGCCAGGAGCGACAGCGCTTTGCTGAGTACCAGGCAGAGTTGCAAGGTATCCAGCAGCGGGTGCAGGCCCGGCCCTACCTGTTCCAGCAGGCCATGCAG CCCTGGGACCCCCTCG GAACCCCGCTTCTCTCTCCTCAGGCCAATGCCCGGCTCACTGTGACCCGGCGCTTCTCCCAGGTGCTGTCGGCACTGGGACTGGACGAGGAGCGGCTGCTGGCTGAGGCAGGAAAGGGGGATACGGAGGGCACCCCCAGGAAACCCAG GAGCCACAGGTCAGTGGGAGTGAGAATGGAGCACTCTTCTCAAGAGTCCCCCAAAGAAAGAACCCACTGGCAGCCAGCCTGA
- the C9H11orf68 gene encoding UPF0696 protein C11orf68 homolog isoform X2, with the protein MEPGEELEDEDSPGGREDGFTAEHLAAEAMAADMDPWLVFDARTTPATELDAWLAKYPPSQVTRYGDPGSPNSEPVGWIAAYGQGYVPNSGDVQGLQVAWEALQTSGRPITPGTLRQLAITHQVLSGKWLIHLAPGFKLDHAWAGIARAVVEGRLQVAKVSPRAKEGGRQVICVYTDDFTDRLGVLEADAAIRAAGVKCLLTYKPDVYTYLGIYRANRWHLCPTLYESRFQLGGSTRGSRVLDRANNVELT; encoded by the coding sequence ATGGAACCAGGTGAGGAGCTGGAGGACGAGGACTCTCCAGGTGGTCGTGAAGATGGCTTCACTGCTGAGCACCTGGCTGCAGAGGCCATGGCAGCTGACATGGACCCCTGGCTGGTGTTTGATGCCCGCACCACACCTGCCACAGAGCTGGATGCCTGGTTGGCCAAGTACCCACCATCCCAAGTTACCCGCTACGGGGACCCTGGCTCGCCCAACTCTGAGCCCGTGGGCTGGATTGCAGCATACGGGCAGGGCTATGTCCCCAACTCGGGTGATGTGCAGGGCCTGCAGGTAGCCTGGGAGGCTCTGCAGACCAGCGGGCGGCCCATCACGCCAGGTACCCTGCGCCAGTTGGCCATCACCCACCAGGTGCTCTCTGGCAAATGGCTGATACACCTGGCACCTGGCTTCAAGCTGGACCACGCCTGGGCTGGCATTGCTCGAGCCGTGGTCGAGGGCCGGCTTCAGGTGGCCAAGGTGAGCCCACGGGCCAAGGAGGGTGGGCGGCAGGTCATCTGTGTTTATACAGACGACTTCACGGACCGCTTGGGTGTACTGGAAGCAGATGCAGCCATCCGTGCAGCAGGCGTTAAGTGTCTGCTCACCTACAAACCTGACGTCTACACCTACCTGGGCATCTACCGGGCCAACCGCTGGCACCTCTGCCCCACTCTCTATGAGAGCCGTTTCCAGCTTGGGGGCAGCACCCGTGGTTCCCGTGTGCTGGACCGTGCCAACAATGTGGAACTGACCTAG
- the TSGA10IP gene encoding testis-specific protein 10-interacting protein isoform X3 — translation MGQDTNMLNAHQQLVRTASGRPGQDTPQQAPGTVPCLLKLLSSIPQAEQASRWNRKPHALGADETCLFAHFPNRTFHKRQEATRNRLQAWEQQQQEKRQQAELRRAREQRLQQRLAQCLAAYIPRGSRGPGAAQRKLEELRRQERQRFAEYQAELQGIQQRVQARPYLFQQAMQPWDPLGTPLLSPQANARLTVTRRFSQVLSALGLDEERLLAEAGKGDTEGTPRKPRSHRSVGVRMEHSSQESPKERTHWQPA, via the exons atgggacaAGACACCAACATGCTAAACGCCCACCAACAGTTGGTAAGGACCGCATCGGGGAGACCAGGGCAAGACACACCACAGCAGGCTCCAGGGACGGTCCCATGTCTGCTCAAGCTTCTCTCAAGCATCCCCCAAGCTGAGCAG GCCTCCCGCTGGAACAGGAAGCCCCATGCCTTGGGAGCTGATGAGACTTGCCTGTTTGCACACTTCCCTAACCGCACCTTCCACAAACGACAGGAGGCCACCAG AAACCGGCTGCAGGCctgggagcagcagcagcaggagaagcGGCAGCAGGCCGAGCTGCGGCGGGCCCGGGAGCAGCGGCTACAGCAGCGGctggctcagtgcctggcagCCTACATACCCAGAGGGAgccgggggccgggggccgcCCAGCGCAAGCTGGAGGAGCTAAG GCGCCAGGAGCGACAGCGCTTTGCTGAGTACCAGGCAGAGTTGCAAGGTATCCAGCAGCGGGTGCAGGCCCGGCCCTACCTGTTCCAGCAGGCCATGCAG CCCTGGGACCCCCTCG GAACCCCGCTTCTCTCTCCTCAGGCCAATGCCCGGCTCACTGTGACCCGGCGCTTCTCCCAGGTGCTGTCGGCACTGGGACTGGACGAGGAGCGGCTGCTGGCTGAGGCAGGAAAGGGGGATACGGAGGGCACCCCCAGGAAACCCAG GAGCCACAGGTCAGTGGGAGTGAGAATGGAGCACTCTTCTCAAGAGTCCCCCAAAGAAAGAACCCACTGGCAGCCAGCCTGA
- the C9H11orf68 gene encoding UPF0696 protein C11orf68 homolog isoform X1, with amino-acid sequence MAAAAAAAVAGAGRGGGGADPRQERSRARGWAGAERSEGRRMEPGEELEDEDSPGGREDGFTAEHLAAEAMAADMDPWLVFDARTTPATELDAWLAKYPPSQVTRYGDPGSPNSEPVGWIAAYGQGYVPNSGDVQGLQVAWEALQTSGRPITPGTLRQLAITHQVLSGKWLIHLAPGFKLDHAWAGIARAVVEGRLQVAKVSPRAKEGGRQVICVYTDDFTDRLGVLEADAAIRAAGVKCLLTYKPDVYTYLGIYRANRWHLCPTLYESRFQLGGSTRGSRVLDRANNVELT; translated from the exons atggcggcggcggcggcggcagccgtggcgggggcggggcgcggcggcggcggcgcagaTCCCAGGCAGGAGCGGAGCCGGGCCCGGGGCTGGGCCGGCGCCGAGCGCAGCGAAGGCCGGAG GATGGAACCAGGTGAGGAGCTGGAGGACGAGGACTCTCCAGGTGGTCGTGAAGATGGCTTCACTGCTGAGCACCTGGCTGCAGAGGCCATGGCAGCTGACATGGACCCCTGGCTGGTGTTTGATGCCCGCACCACACCTGCCACAGAGCTGGATGCCTGGTTGGCCAAGTACCCACCATCCCAAGTTACCCGCTACGGGGACCCTGGCTCGCCCAACTCTGAGCCCGTGGGCTGGATTGCAGCATACGGGCAGGGCTATGTCCCCAACTCGGGTGATGTGCAGGGCCTGCAGGTAGCCTGGGAGGCTCTGCAGACCAGCGGGCGGCCCATCACGCCAGGTACCCTGCGCCAGTTGGCCATCACCCACCAGGTGCTCTCTGGCAAATGGCTGATACACCTGGCACCTGGCTTCAAGCTGGACCACGCCTGGGCTGGCATTGCTCGAGCCGTGGTCGAGGGCCGGCTTCAGGTGGCCAAGGTGAGCCCACGGGCCAAGGAGGGTGGGCGGCAGGTCATCTGTGTTTATACAGACGACTTCACGGACCGCTTGGGTGTACTGGAAGCAGATGCAGCCATCCGTGCAGCAGGCGTTAAGTGTCTGCTCACCTACAAACCTGACGTCTACACCTACCTGGGCATCTACCGGGCCAACCGCTGGCACCTCTGCCCCACTCTCTATGAGAGCCGTTTCCAGCTTGGGGGCAGCACCCGTGGTTCCCGTGTGCTGGACCGTGCCAACAATGTGGAACTGACCTAG